The genomic DNA AAAGGGCGCGGCGTTTCCGCCTGTGCCACCTGCGATGGTTTCTTCTACCGCAATCAGAAAGTGGCGGTCATCGGCGGCGGCAATACCGCCGTTGAAGAAGCGCTGTATCTGTCCAACATTGCGTCGGAAGTACACCTGATTCACCGTCGTGATGCTTTCCGTGCGGAAAAAATCCTGATCAAGCGTCTGATGGATAAAGTGGAAAGCGGTAATATCGTGCTGCACACCCACCGCACGCTGGAAGAAGTCACCGGCGATCAAATGGGCGTGAGCGGCCTGCGTTTGCGTCACACGGAAAGCGATGACATTGAGTCGCTGGACGTCGCGGGCCTGTTTGTCGCTATCGGCCATAGCCCGAATACCGCGATTTTCGAAGGTCAGTTAGAACTGGAGAACGGCTACATCAAAGTGCAGTCCGGGATCCACGGCAACGCCACCCAGACCAGCGTACCTGGCGTGTTCGCCGCGGGCGACGTCATGGACCACATTTACCGTCAGGCAATTACCTCTGCGGGCACCGGCTGTATGGCAGCGCTGGACGCAGAACGCTACCTCGACGGTCTGGCTGACGCCTGCAAATAATCTTTACAAGTCAGTAACAAAAGTAAAAAAGGCGACGATAAGTCGCCTTTATTTTTTCTGCGATGTAACATTGCCGCGCCTATAACAGAAACCATTATCCATAAGCCACCTGCTAAGCGCCCAATGAATAAAAGTCGCCAACACGAACTCACCCGCTGGCTCAAACAGCAAAGCGTCCTGTCGCGCCGCTGGTTGATGCTCTCCCGCCTGCTCGGTTTCGCCAGTGGGGTACTGATTATTGCGCAGGCCTGGCTGCTGGCCCGCATACTCCATCACATGATCATGGAGAGTATTCCGCGCGAGGCGCTGCTGATGCCGTTTATTCAGCTTGTGCTGGTGTTTGTGCTGCGAGCCTGGGTCGTGTGGCTGCGCGAGCGTGTGGGCTTCCATGCCGGGCAGCAAATTCGCTTTGAGATCCGTCGTCAGGTGCTGGACCGATTGCAGCAGGCTGGCCCGGCATGGATTCAGGGCAAACCTGCCGGCAGCTGGGCAACGCTTATCCTTGAGCAGATTGACGACATGCATGACTACTACGCCCGCTATCTGCCGCAAATGGCGCTGGCCGTCTGCGTGCCGCTGCTGATCGTCGTGGCGATTTTCCCTTCGAACTGGGCTGCCGCACTCATTCTGCTGGTCACGGCCCCGTTAATCCCGCTGTTTATGGCGCTGGTAGGGATGGGCGCCGCCGATGCTAACCGCCGAAACTTCCTTGCCCTGGCGCGCCTGAGTGGCCACTTCCTGGACCGCCTGCGGGGGATGGACACCTTACGTATTTTCGGCCGCGGCGAAGCCGAGACCGACAGCATTCGCGAAGCCTCGCAGGATTTCCGCCAGCGCACCATGGAAGTCCTGCGCCTGGCGTTTCTCTCCTCTGGCGTGCTGGAGTTCTTTACGTCGCTATCGATTGCGCTGGTGGCGGTGTACTTCGGTTTCTCCTACCTGGGCGAGCTGAACTTCGGCAGCTACGGTGCAGCGGTAACGCTTTCCTCCGGCTTCCTGGCGCTGATTCTGGCACCAGAATTCTTTCAACCGCTGCGCGATTTAGGCACATTTTACCATGCTAAAGCGCAGGCGGTGGGTGCCGCCGATAGCCTGAAGACCTTCCTTGAAGCACCGCTGGCGCACCCGGAGCAGGGAGACCAGATACTGGATACCAGCGAGCCGGTTTCGTTAAGCGCGCAGGATCTGTTTATCACCTCGCCGGAAGGCAAAATGCTCGTCGGCCCGCTCAATTTCACGCTCCATGCCGGGCAACGTGCGGTGCTGGTCGGGCAAAGTGGTTCAGGGAAAAGCTCGTTGCTTAACGTCCTGGCCGGATTCCTGCCCTACCGCGGCTCGCTCAAGGTTAACGGCGTCGAACTGCGCCATCTTCAGCCGGAAGGCTGGCGTCAGCTGATGAGCTGGGTGGGCCAAAACCCGCAGCTTCCGGCCGCCACGCTGCGCGAGAACGTGCTGCTGGGCAACCCCGACGCGAGCGAACAGCAGCTGCATCAGGCGCTGGAAAAAGCGTGGGTTAACGAGTTTCTGCCGCAGTTGCCCGAGGGTATCGACACCGCCGTTGGCGAACAGGCGGCGCGTCTGTCTGTCGGCCAGGCGCAGCGCGTTGCCGTCGCCCGTGCGCTACTCGCGCCTTGCCGCCTGCTGCTGTTGGATGAACCGGCCGCCAGCCTGGACGCGCACAGCGAAAGGCGCGTGATGCAGGCGCTGACCGACGCCTCTACTCAGCAAACCACGCTGATGGTCACTCACCAGCTGGAAGGCCTTGCTGAATGGGATGCCATCTGGGTCATGGAAAACGGCCAGATTATCGAACAAGGGACGTATCAGCAGCTGCTGGACATGCAGGGCGTGTTTGCCAGCCTGCTGGCCCATCGTCAGGAGGAGATCTAAATGCGCGCACTGTTGCCTTATCTGGCGCTCTATAAACGCCATAAATGGCTCTTAAGCCTCGGCGTGGTTCTGGCGATCGTTACCTTACTCGCGAGCATTGGCCTGCTGACGCTGTCAGGCTGGTTCCTTTCTGCCTCGGCGGTGGTCGGCTTTGCCGGCGCCTACAGTTTTAACTACATGCTGCCTGCTGCCGGTGTGCGCGGCGCGGCTATCATCCGTACCGCCGGGCGCTATTTTGAGCGTCTGGTCAGCCACGATGCAACCTTCCGGGTGTTAGCGCATCTGCGGGTATTCACCTTTAGCAAGCTGCTTCCGCTTTCTCCTGCGGGGCTGGCGCGCTTTCGTCAGGGCGAGCTGCTCAACCGTATGGTGGCAGACGTCGATACTCTGGACCATTTGTACCTGCGGGTCATTTCGCCGCTGGTGGGCGCGCTGGTGGTCATTCTGGTGGTCACCGCCGGTCTGAGCCTGCTGGACGTCAGCCTGGCGCTAATGCTCGGCGGGATTATGCTTGCCACGCTGCTGATTCTGCCGCCGCTGTTTTATCGCGCAGGTAAACCAACCGGCGAGCAGCTCACGGCGCTGCGCGGTCAGTACCGTCAGCAGTTAACCGGCTGGCTCCAGGGCCAGGCCGAGCTGACCATTTTCAACGCCAGCGACCGCTACCGTAAGCAAATGGAACAAACCGAGCTGAACTGGCACGATGCCCAGCGTCGCCAGTCAGAACTGACCGCGCTTTCTCAGGCGTTGATGCTGCTGATCGGTGCCGTGGCGGTCGTCTCGATGCTGTGGCTGGCAGCAGGCGGCGTTGGCGATAATGCCCAGCCGGGCGCGCTGATCGCGCTCTTCGTCTTCTGTGCGCTGGCGGCCTTCGAAGCGCTCGCCCCGGTGACCGGCGCCTTCCAGCATCTGGGGCAGGTTATCGCCTCGGCGCTGCGCGTCAGCCAGATTATCGAACAGCAGCCGGAAGTCACCTTCCCGCAGCAGGCCGCCGCCGCGCCTCATCAACAGGTGGCGCTCACCCTTGAACAGATTACCTTTACCTATCCGGAGCAGTCGCAGCCGGCGCTGGATAATCTGACGTTGCACGTCGCGGCCGGTGAACATATTGCAATCCTTGGCCGGACCGGCTGCGGTAAATCGACCCTGCTGCAGCTACTGACCCGAGCCTGGGATCCGCAGCGCGGCCGTATTCAGTTGAACGATACGCCTCTCAACCAGTTGGACGAACACACGCTGCGCCAGACCATTAGCCTGGTGCCGCAGCGCGTACATCTGTTCAGCGCAACGCTGCGCGACAACCTGCTGTTGGCCAGACCCGATGCCAGCGATGAAAAGCTGGCAAACGTGCTGCGCCGCACCGGTCTGGAAAAGCTGCTGGAAGACGCCGGGCTCAACAGCTGGCTGGGCGAAGGTGGCCGTCAGCTTTCCGGCGGCGAGCTGCGCCGTCTGGGCATTGCCCGCGCGCTGCTGCACGATGCGCCGCTGATGCTGCTGGATGAACCCACTGAAGGGCTGGACGCCACGACGGAGAATCAGATTCTCGAACTGTTGGCGGACGTGATGCAGAACAAAACGCTACTGATGGTCACCCATCGCCTGCGTGGTCTGGCGCGATTTAATCAGATAATTGTCATGGACAACGGGCAAATTATTGAGCAAGGTAATCATACAGAACTGCTGGCAAAACAAGGTCGTTACTACCAGTTTAAACAGCGTCTGTAGACTATGATTGAGTAAACTTTGTCTCGTGGGGTTATCGCGATATGCGCCTTGTGCAGCTTTCTCGTCATTCGATTGCTTTTCCCTCACCTGAGGGCGCATTACGTGAACCAAACGGACTGCTGGCGTTAGGCGGCGATCTCGGCCCGGCGCGCCTGTTGATGGCCTATCAACGCGGGATCTTCCCGTGGTTTTCACCCGGCGACCCGATCCTCTGGTGGTCGCCGGATCCCCGTGCCGTTTTGTGGCCCGAACAGTTTCACCTCAGCCGCAGTATGAAGCGTTTTCATCGCCAGTCGCCCTATCATGTCACCCTCAACTACGCATTCAGTGATGTGATCGAAGGCTGTGCCCAGGATCGCCATGAAGGCACCTGGATCACCACCGGTATCAGCCTGGCCTATCAGCGCCTGCATGAGCTTGGCCATGCGCATTCCATTGAAGTCTGGCAGGGCGAAACGCTGGTCGGCGGTATGTACGGCGTGGCGATGGGCGAGCTGTTCTGCGGCGAGTCAATGTTCAGCCGTGCGGAAAATGCCTCTAAAACGGCCCTGTACGTCTTCTGCGAGGCGTTCAGCCGTGCGGGCGGCAAACTCATTGACTGCCAGGTGTTAAACGGCCATACGGCTTCTCTGGGCGCAATTGAGATACCTCGCCGCGACTACCTTGAACAGCTGAATGTTCTGCGCACGCAGCGGCTGAATGATAAATTCTGGGTACCAAGGCGTCTCTTTTCGCCCCAGGCGTAAATGTTTTCAGCACAATTTCCATCAGGATGATATAATTGCCGACGAGAGTCGCTTCTGCCTTTTGCCCCGCCGCCGTTTGGGAATCATTCGAGTCAGATAACGCCCACGTTTATCCTGCTGTTTCCGGCCTGGTTCGCGCCCATCACATGCTGTTTTGGTGTGGTGAAAGGGTAATGCGCAAAAACGACTTTCGCCGATTAATACGCACAATTCTTTACTTACATGATGAACTTCGGCATTATCTTGCCGGTTCAAATTACGGTAGTGATACCCCAGAGGATTAGATGGCCAAAGAAGACAATATTGAAATGCAGGGTACCGTTCTTGAAACGTTACCTAATACCATGTTCCGCGTAGAACTGGAAAACGGGCACGTGGTTACTGCACATATCTCCGGTAAAATGCGCAAAAACTATATCCGCATCCTGACGGGCGACAAAGTGACTGTCGAGCTGACCCCGTACGACCTGAGCAAAGGCCGCATTGTCTTCCGTAGTCGCTAATCGCCGCAGATAATGAGCGTTGGCGCCCTATTCGCCGAGCGCTATTTGCCGAAAACTGATGCCCTGCTTATGCGGGGCATTTTTTTATGTATTAAAACGGTATAGCGTGACTAGCGTAACGCCGCTTCGGGTTTGCGCGATTTTTGCCAGTGATGGTGTTCACGCAAGCCTTCCGCCGACTCTTCCGCCACTGCACGTAGTTCATCGCTATCAGCTTCATGGCGTAGCTGGTGATCGGCATTTTTTACCCACAGATACTGATGACCTTTATGACCCGCCATCAGTTGTCCTGAAAATAACGCACAGGTGAGTAAAATCACCGACAACGCTTTCATCAACATCATGCCACCGTTTGGTTATATTCTTCCGCCATCATGCCAGTCGCTACGTCGGGTTATTATTCGGCAGTTAAAATTAGCGCAAACGGATTGTCAGTGATAAATACAGAGATAATGCCGAGAGAAACCGCATAAAAAAACCGAGCGGCTAAGCGCTCGGTTTTTATTTCATGACTAATTAGATCGTCAGTGCGCCGCTTCCGGCTTATGTTTCTGCGCGCTGTGGAAACCGTAGGTCAGCTCGTTTTTCTCTTTATCGAGCGCCACGGTGACCTGCCCGCCGTCCACCAGCGAACCGAACAGCAGCTCGTTAGCCAGCGGTTTCTTCAGGTTATCCTGAATCACACGCGCCATCGGGCGCGCACCCATCGCGCGGTCGTAGCCTTTATCGGCCAGCCAGTTGCGGGCCTCCTGGCTCACTTCCAGCGACACGCCTTTCTGATCCAGCTGTACCTGCAGCTCGACGATGAACTTATCCACCACCTGATGGATCACATCGGTAGACAAGTGATCGAACCAGATAATGTTGTCCAGACGGTTACGGAACTCCGGCGTAAAGATCTTTTTGATCTCTTCCATCGCGTCGGTGCTGTTGTCCTGTTGGATAAGCCCGATCGATTTACGCTCGGTTTCACGCACGCCAGCGTTGGTGGTCATTACCAGCACGACGTTGCGGAAATCAGCCTTACGCCCGTTGTTATCGGTCAGCGTACCGTTGTCCATCACCTGCAGCAGCAGGTTAAAGACGTCCGGATGCGCTTTCTCGATTTCGTCCAGCAGCAGCACCGCGTGCGGATGCTTGATGACCGCATCGGTCAGCAGACCGCCCTGATCGAAGCCTACGTATCCCGGAGGCGCGCCAATCAGGCGACTCACCGTATGGCGTTCCATATATTCGGACATATCGAAACGCAGCAGCTCAATGCCCATCGCTTTCGCCAGTTGGACAGTCACTTCCGTTTTACCCACCCCGGTCGGGCCCGCAAACAGGAAGGAGCCCACCGGGCGATGCTCGTGGCCAAGACCCGCGCGGCTCATCTTAATAGCTTCGGTCAGCGCGTCGATGGCTTTATCCTGGCCGAATACCAGCATTTTCAGACGGTTGCCAAGCGTTTTCAGCGTATCGCGATCGCTCTGGGAGACGCTTTTCTCCGGGATACGCGCAATGCGTGCCACCACGGATTCGATATCCGCCACGTTGATCGTTTTCTTACGCTTGCTCACCGGCATCAGACGGGCGCGCGCGCCAGCCTCATCAATGACGTCAATGGCCTTATCCGGCAGATGACGATCGTTGATGTATTTTACCGCCAGCTCCACCGCTGCCCGTACCGCTTTCGCGGTGTAGCGAACGTCGTGGTGCGCTTCGTACTTCGGCTTCAGACCGTTGAGGATCTGCACGGTCTCTTCCACCGACGGCTCGGTAATATCAATTTTCTGGAAACGACGCGCCAGCGCCCTGTCCTTCTCAAAGATATTGCTGAATTCCTGATAGGTGGTTGAGCCCATCACGCGAATCTTACCGCTCGACAGCAGCGGTTTGATCAAGTTGGCGGCATCGACCTGGCCGCCGGACGCCGCACCCGCACCGATAATGGTGTGGATCTCGTCAATGAACAGAATACTGTTGGTATCCTGCTCGAGCTGCTTGAGCAGCGCTTTAAAGCGTTTTTCGAAATCACCGCGATACTTAGTCCCCGCCAGCAGCGAGCCAATATCCAGCGCATAAATTGTGCAGTCGGCCATAATTTCCGGCACGTCACCGCGCACGATACGCCATGCCAGCCCTTCAGCAATGGCCGTTTTACCGACGCCAGATTCCCCCACCAGCAGCGGGTTGTTTTTACGACGGCGGCACAGTACCTGAATGGTGCGCTCCAGCTCTTTGTCGCGACCAATCAGCGGGTCAATCCCCCCGACGCGAGCAAGCTGATTAAGGTTGGTGGTGAAGTTTTCCATACGTTCCTCCCCGCCTGCTTGCTCTTCGTTAGGCTGCTGATTTCCGGCGTCGGAAGACTGGCTCGGCTCGTCTTTGCGCGTACCGTGAGAAATGAAGTTCACCACGTCGAGGCGGCTGACTTCATGCTTACGCAGCAGATAGGCGGCCTGCGATTCCTGCTCGCTGAAAATCGCCACAAGTACGTTGGCGCCGGTCACTTCGCTGCGCCCGGAAGACTGGACGTGGAAAACCGCGCGCTGCAGAACACGCTGGAAGCTGAGCGTGGGTTGCGTTTCGCGCTCTTCCTCACTGACCGGCAGCACCGGCGTGGTTTGTTCAATGAAGGCTTCGAGTTCTTGACGCAGCGCCACCAGGTCGACCGAACACGCTTCCAGCGCTTCGCGGGCCGATGGGTTGCTCAGCAGAGCCAGCAACAGATGCTCGACGGTCATAAACTCGTGACGGTGCTCGCGCGCTCTGGCGAAAGCCATATTTAAACTGAGTTCCAGTTCTTGATTGAGCATAGGCACCTCCCCCAATTTTCATGCCTGTATCAGGCTTGTTCCAGCGTACACAGCAGCGGATGCTCGTTCTCCCTCGCGTACTGGTTCACCATGGCCACTTTGGTTTCGGCGACTTCTGCCGTGAAAACACCACAAATGGCTTTACCCTGATAGTGAACCGTTAGCATCAGCTGTGTTGCGCGTTCAACATCATAAGAAAAGAATTTTTGTAACACGTCAATAACAAACTCCATCGGAGTGTAATCATCATTGACCAATATCACTTTATACATTGACGGGGGTTTAAGCCCATCCTGAAGTTTGTCTGCCGAAAGCTGGTCGAAGTCCAGCCAGTCTCTGGTCTTACTCATTGTCAGTCATCATCGTCGGTGTCATCACTTGCTGCTGACGAGGCTGCGTACACTTCAGGGCCCGTTTTATCACCGGAATTAATGACACATCCCTCGTTTATCACGTTACCCATCGTTCATGTGTATACAGCTTCTCAATTTACTGTAGATCATAGATAACTATCACCTATAGCTGTCATTCGCGAACTCTGTCACATTCCCGTCAATAGCGTTAACTGCTTCAAATTTTGGCGCATTTTCCCCCTTCACTCCTCCTCAAACGCTTGACGCACTGTACGAAATATCTAAATTGTACTGGCGAGAGTTGGTGAGGTTTTGAACAACTCCTGACTCCACCACCGGTTCATTCCATCTACTTATAAACGTATAATAGTGTTACGAAGGATGTCGAAGTATGGAAATGGGTACTGTTAAGTGGTTCAACAATGCCAAAGGGTTCGGTTTCATTTGCCCGGAAGGCGGTGGCGAGGACATCTTCGCCCATTACTCCACCATCCAGATGGATGGGTACAGAACGTTAAAAGCCGGGCAAGCCGTCCAGTTTGATGTCCACGAGGGGCCGAAAGGTAATCATGCCAGCGTGATTATCCCCGTGGAAGCAGAAACAGCCGCCTAGTTTACTGCCCCATTGTGTACATCCCGCTGTCAAAATGCCAGTCCTTCTGACTGGCATTTTTTCATTTATTTTCGCCCTTATTCCCGCGCCAGCGCATCCACCGGATCGAGCCGCGCGGCGTTACGTGCCGGCAGCCAGCCAAAGAGTACGCCGGTTAAGGTAGAGCAGATAAATGCCGTCAGCAGCGCCAGCGGCGAGAAGCCTATCTCCCAGCCCGGCAGCACCAGCTGAAGCAGCAGTGCAATCATCAGTGAGAGGGTCACCCCCAGCGCACCGCCGACCAGACAAACCAGAACGGCTTCGATTAAAAACTGCTGCAGCACGTTACTCGCCCGCGCACCTACCGCCATCCGAATACCAATTTCACGCGTCCGTTCCGTCACCGACACCAGCATAATATTCATCACGCCGATACCGCCGACCACCAACGAGATCACCGCGACCAGCGTTAAGAACAGCTGTAATGTATGTGTGGTGCGTTCCGCCGTTTTCAAGACGCTGTCCATGTTCCAGACGAAGAAATCTTTTTTTCCGTGGCGCAGCGTCAGGAGTCGGGTCAGCTGCTCTTCAGCTATTCCGCTGTCGTAGCCCTCTTTGACTCTGACGGTAATCGAATTGAGCCACGCCTGGCCCATCACCCGCCCGGCCATCGTTGAATAGGGCATCCAGACGCGCAAAATTTTGCTGCTGCCAAACATCGACTGCTTCTCATCCGCCACGCCAATCACCGTCGCGGGCGTGTTACCTACCAGAATCACTTCTCCGACCACGCGGGCTTTGTCAGGGAACAGCTGGCGGCGCGTATTGCTGTCCAGCACCACCACCTGCGAGCGCTCGGCCGCCTGCACATCATTAAAGGTATTCCCTTCGCTGAAGGTCATGCCGTAAACGTTAAAGTAGTGCTGCCCGATGCCCTGCACGCTGGCGGCTACGTCGATATTGCCCGCGCGAATGCGCAGGTTTTTTGATACCGACGGCGTTACCGAACTGACCCAGGACTGCTTTTCAATCGCCAGCAGGTCGTCATATTTGAGCGACTGCTGATACTGCGGGTCATCATCGCCGAAATCTTTGCCTGGATAGACGTCAATCGTATTGGTCCCGATGGAGCGAATATCTGCCAGCACCATCTGTTTCGCCGCGTCGCCCACCACCACAATCGAGACCACCGATGCAATGCCGATAATGATCCCCAGCATGGTCAGCAGCGTCCGCATTTTGTTGGCGACCATCGCCAGCCAGGCCATCGACAGCGCTTCGCGAAAGCTGTTGTTGAACTGCCGCCAGCCGGAAGCGTCCTGCCGCGGTGGCGCAGGTGCCGTAACCGACGTCGGCCGCGCCGGTGGATTGTGAATTATTTCACCGTCGCGAATCTCAATCACCCGTTCCGCCTGCGCGGCGACCTGCGGATCGTGGGTCACGATAATAATGGTGTGCCCCTGCTCTTTAAGCTGATGCAGAATCGCCATGACCTCTTCACCCGAACGGCTGTCCAGCGCGCCGGTGGGTTCATCGGCCAGGATCACCTGACCGCCGTTCATCAACGCACGGGCAATACTCACCCGCTGCTGCTGGCCGCCGGAAAGCTGCGACGGCACGTAGTCCACGCGATCCGCCAACCCCAAACGCTGCAACAACTGCTTTGCCCGCTCAAGCCGCGCCTTACGATCCTGCCCGGCATACACCGCCGGAACCTCCACGTTCTGCGCCGCCGTCAGGTGCGACAGCAGATGGTAGCGCTGGAAGATAAAACCAAAGTGCTCACGCCGCAGCGCCGCCAGCGCGTCGCCGTCAAGCGTCGCCACGTCGGTCCCCGCCACGCGGTAGGTGCCGCCGGTGGGTTTATCCAGGCAGCCCAGAATGTTCATCAGCGTTGATTTGCCCGAGCCGGAGGCCCCGACGATCGCCACCATTTCCCCGGCGTTAATCTGTAGCGAAATGCCTTTCAGCACTTCCACGCTGCCGTCACCGGAGGGGTAGCTGCGCCGAATATCGGTCAGTTCAAGCAGTGCGGTCATTTTGCCGCCCCGGCTTTACCCTCACCGATAATCACTTCATCGCCCGCTTCCAGCCCTTTGGCAATCTCCACATCGGTATCATTACGCGCGCCGATCACCACTTCACGGGTTTTGACTTCACCGTTGCGCAGCAGGCGGACGTTGTAGCGATTGTCGCCCACGTTATCGCCCAGCGCCGACAGCGGAATGGTCAGCACGTCGTTCACGCCGCCCAGTTGAATATGCACCTGCGCGGTCATTTCCAGGCGCAGTACGCCGTTCGGGTTCGGCACTTCAAAACGCGCATAGTAGAAGATGGCATCGTTCACTTTTTCCGGCGTTGGCAGGATGTCTTTCAACGTCCCTTCATAGCGCGTCAGCGGATCGCCAAGCACCGTAAACCAGGCCTTCTGCCCCGGCTTAAGGTGGATCACATCAGCCTCAGAAACCTGCGCTTTCACCAGCATGGTGCTGAGATCCGCCAGCGTCAGAATGTTCGGTGCCTGCTGCGCGGCAATCACCGTTTGCCCCTGTAAGGTGGTAATTTGCGTCACTTCACCGCGCATCGGTGCCACGATGCGGGTGTAGTCGAGGTTAGTTTTCGCCGTATCAAGCGAGGCCTGGTTACGTTTAATCTGGGCATCAATGGTGCCAATTTGCGCCTGTTTAACGGCCATATTGGTTGCGGCTGTATCCAGATCCTGGCGTGAAACGGCCTGCGTTTTTGCCAGTTGCTGCTGGCGAGCGTAGGTCACGCTCGCCAGCTTCCACTCGGCTTCCGCCTGCCTGCGCTGCGCGCGCAGTTCCATCAGCGTAGCGTCGACT from Klebsiella sp. WP3-W18-ESBL-02 includes the following:
- the macB gene encoding macrolide ABC transporter ATP-binding protein/permease MacB, producing MTALLELTDIRRSYPSGDGSVEVLKGISLQINAGEMVAIVGASGSGKSTLMNILGCLDKPTGGTYRVAGTDVATLDGDALAALRREHFGFIFQRYHLLSHLTAAQNVEVPAVYAGQDRKARLERAKQLLQRLGLADRVDYVPSQLSGGQQQRVSIARALMNGGQVILADEPTGALDSRSGEEVMAILHQLKEQGHTIIIVTHDPQVAAQAERVIEIRDGEIIHNPPARPTSVTAPAPPRQDASGWRQFNNSFREALSMAWLAMVANKMRTLLTMLGIIIGIASVVSIVVVGDAAKQMVLADIRSIGTNTIDVYPGKDFGDDDPQYQQSLKYDDLLAIEKQSWVSSVTPSVSKNLRIRAGNIDVAASVQGIGQHYFNVYGMTFSEGNTFNDVQAAERSQVVVLDSNTRRQLFPDKARVVGEVILVGNTPATVIGVADEKQSMFGSSKILRVWMPYSTMAGRVMGQAWLNSITVRVKEGYDSGIAEEQLTRLLTLRHGKKDFFVWNMDSVLKTAERTTHTLQLFLTLVAVISLVVGGIGVMNIMLVSVTERTREIGIRMAVGARASNVLQQFLIEAVLVCLVGGALGVTLSLMIALLLQLVLPGWEIGFSPLALLTAFICSTLTGVLFGWLPARNAARLDPVDALARE
- the macA gene encoding macrolide transporter subunit MacA gives rise to the protein MNIKGKFKKRYGIAIVVAAVALIAVWKMLNAPLPNYQTLIVRKGALEQSVLATGKLDALRKVDVGAQVSGQLKTLSVNIGDKVVKDQLLGVIDPEQAENQIREVDATLMELRAQRRQAEAEWKLASVTYARQQQLAKTQAVSRQDLDTAATNMAVKQAQIGTIDAQIKRNQASLDTAKTNLDYTRIVAPMRGEVTQITTLQGQTVIAAQQAPNILTLADLSTMLVKAQVSEADVIHLKPGQKAWFTVLGDPLTRYEGTLKDILPTPEKVNDAIFYYARFEVPNPNGVLRLEMTAQVHIQLGGVNDVLTIPLSALGDNVGDNRYNVRLLRNGEVKTREVVIGARNDTDVEIAKGLEAGDEVIIGEGKAGAAK